A single region of the Candidatus Polarisedimenticolia bacterium genome encodes:
- a CDS encoding VWA domain-containing protein, producing MPNRQRYFLIVIAVSLLSTLAFLFMEKTARSASLSAPAGTTPSEAEDVVSARSEDGALALTLEAPRGSFWFGRQEIAVQVQLPSGDRIKTIDFFVDGGLMKTLAEPPYRIQADFGEEIVSHSLVVIAQTGAGRAARLSRISRPAHVDSRVEVSLVTMPVAVIGADGRFVSRLDLSDFTLDEEEVEQTLVHFDRDPTPASVVVALDSSDSMQGSFWSAQKAANEFVATLPPYDKVCLIGFSDAARVAKEFTFDRRSLAFAVSSMKPAGNTALYDALGTAGEQLASRPDRRVAVVFSDGGETQIADPVKARDRLSEALRAARESGVTFYTVAFGPRADKEVLRRIAEETGGESFDSSDPAALPGIFARISQSLEHQYTLSYYPTRPISEGGWRSVSIHVRVPGAIVRSRPGYLAGPIPPPPEETPAPLPAARPAKPPAPPPAPAELEDVSPPEDDTIPPAIR from the coding sequence ATGCCCAACCGCCAGCGCTATTTCCTCATTGTCATCGCCGTGAGCCTCCTGTCGACCCTCGCCTTCCTCTTCATGGAGAAGACGGCACGCTCCGCCAGCCTGTCGGCGCCCGCCGGCACGACTCCAAGCGAAGCGGAGGACGTCGTGTCGGCCCGCTCGGAGGATGGCGCCCTGGCCTTGACGCTTGAAGCGCCGCGCGGATCCTTCTGGTTCGGCCGGCAGGAAATCGCCGTTCAGGTGCAGCTTCCTTCCGGCGACCGGATCAAGACGATCGATTTCTTCGTGGATGGCGGCCTCATGAAGACGCTGGCCGAGCCGCCTTACCGCATCCAGGCCGACTTCGGCGAGGAGATCGTGAGCCATTCGCTGGTGGTAATCGCGCAGACCGGCGCGGGACGGGCCGCCCGGCTGTCGCGCATCTCCCGGCCGGCCCACGTCGACTCGAGGGTCGAGGTCTCGCTCGTGACCATGCCGGTGGCCGTGATCGGTGCGGACGGCAGGTTCGTCAGCCGGCTGGATCTGAGCGATTTCACCCTGGATGAGGAAGAGGTGGAGCAGACGCTGGTGCACTTCGACCGCGACCCGACTCCCGCCTCGGTGGTGGTGGCCCTGGACAGCAGCGACAGCATGCAAGGCTCCTTCTGGAGCGCCCAGAAGGCCGCCAACGAGTTCGTCGCCACTCTCCCGCCTTACGACAAGGTCTGCCTGATCGGCTTCTCCGATGCCGCCCGCGTGGCCAAGGAGTTCACCTTCGACCGGCGCTCCCTGGCCTTCGCCGTCAGCTCGATGAAGCCGGCGGGCAACACGGCCCTGTACGATGCACTGGGGACCGCCGGCGAGCAGCTCGCCTCGCGTCCGGATCGCCGCGTGGCGGTCGTCTTTTCGGATGGCGGGGAGACGCAGATTGCCGATCCGGTCAAGGCGCGCGATCGGCTGTCGGAGGCCTTGCGTGCCGCCCGGGAATCGGGCGTCACCTTCTACACCGTCGCCTTCGGCCCCAGGGCGGACAAGGAAGTGCTGCGCCGAATCGCGGAGGAGACCGGCGGCGAGTCGTTCGACTCCTCCGATCCCGCGGCGCTGCCGGGGATCTTCGCGCGCATTTCACAGAGCCTCGAGCACCAGTACACGCTGAGCTACTACCCGACCCGACCGATCTCCGAAGGGGGCTGGCGCAGCGTCTCGATCCATGTCCGGGTCCCGGGGGCGATCGTGCGCTCCCGTCCCGGCTACCTGGCCGGGCCGATACCGCCGCCACCGGAAGAGACTCCCGCGCCGCTCCCCGCCGCCCGCCCGGCAAAGCCGCCGGCGCCGCCGCCGGCTCCGGCTGAGCTGGAAGACGTTTCTCCTCCCGAAGACGACACGATCCCTCCCGCTATCCGCTGA
- a CDS encoding tetratricopeptide repeat protein translates to MTPLRMPRLPLLILMAALTTLAAAPSGESVHEQMDFGVKAAKKGLWKEALFRWEKAVKLQPDNPRLLNNLAVAYETAGDFEKADATYRRALEADPSNRDIKQNFDLFTNYFKQVLARKERAGDPGAGAAVNPPPGEEEEPPLEDDAPPPR, encoded by the coding sequence ATGACTCCTCTGCGGATGCCGCGCCTTCCTCTTCTGATTCTGATGGCCGCCTTGACCACCCTAGCGGCGGCGCCGTCGGGCGAATCGGTGCATGAGCAGATGGACTTCGGCGTCAAGGCCGCGAAGAAAGGGCTGTGGAAGGAGGCGCTGTTCCGCTGGGAGAAAGCCGTCAAGCTGCAGCCCGACAACCCGCGCCTGCTGAACAACCTGGCGGTGGCCTACGAGACCGCCGGAGATTTCGAGAAGGCGGACGCCACATACCGCCGGGCGCTGGAGGCCGATCCCTCGAACCGTGACATCAAGCAGAACTTCGATCTCTTCACCAATTACTTCAAGCAGGTCCTCGCCCGCAAGGAGCGGGCCGGGGATCCCGGCGCAGGCGCGGCGGTGAATCCCCCCCCCGGGGAGGAGGAAGAGCCTCCTCTCGAAGACGATGCGCCGCCGCCCCGCTGA
- the aroA gene encoding 3-phosphoshikimate 1-carboxyvinyltransferase: protein MFNEARAIQAGGAVDADLVAPPSKSVTQRLLILGALASGVSRIVQPLDADDTRVMAEALRAVGIGIGQGARAWEIRGGGGRLPSPGASVDAGSAGTAARFLTALLCLGRGRYLLDGSPRMRERPIQPLVDALRELGARIRYLGTRGSPPLEILAEGLRGGRVSIRAGMSSQYLSALLLVAPRAAGALRIAPEGEIASAPYLRLTAQVMVRFGIELQEPAPLSFSVEPQDFAGRELRVEGDYSSAGYFFAAAAITGGQVRVSNLQPDSAQADRGILEVLEKMGCKVIAQGEGVALSGGELEAADCNLSGMPDAAPTLAVTALFARGRSRFTGLSTLRVKETDRVAALARELARLGAEIREGPDFLEIQPRPLQGASIETYEDHRMAMSFALAGLRIPGVIIRDPGCVSKSFPEFWEAFAKLESA, encoded by the coding sequence ATGTTCAATGAAGCCCGCGCCATCCAGGCCGGGGGGGCCGTCGACGCGGATCTGGTCGCCCCTCCCTCGAAGAGTGTCACGCAGCGCCTGCTGATCCTTGGGGCTCTCGCCTCCGGCGTCTCCCGCATCGTGCAGCCGCTGGATGCCGATGACACGCGCGTGATGGCGGAGGCCCTGCGGGCGGTCGGGATCGGGATCGGGCAGGGCGCACGGGCCTGGGAAATCCGCGGCGGGGGAGGCCGTCTCCCGAGCCCCGGCGCCTCGGTCGACGCGGGCAGCGCCGGCACGGCGGCCCGGTTCCTGACGGCGTTGCTCTGCCTCGGGCGGGGCCGCTACCTCCTCGATGGATCGCCGCGCATGCGCGAGCGTCCGATCCAGCCCCTGGTCGACGCCCTGCGGGAGCTGGGCGCACGCATCCGCTACCTGGGGACGCGCGGATCTCCTCCTCTGGAGATCCTGGCGGAGGGGCTCCGAGGCGGCCGCGTCAGCATCCGCGCCGGGATGAGCAGCCAGTATCTTTCAGCTCTTCTGTTGGTCGCGCCGCGGGCCGCCGGAGCGCTGCGCATTGCACCGGAGGGGGAAATCGCCTCGGCACCCTACCTGCGTCTCACCGCCCAGGTGATGGTCCGCTTCGGAATCGAGCTGCAGGAGCCGGCGCCTCTGAGCTTTTCGGTCGAGCCGCAGGACTTCGCAGGCCGCGAGCTGCGCGTCGAAGGCGATTACTCGAGCGCCGGCTACTTCTTCGCGGCGGCGGCGATTACCGGCGGGCAGGTCCGGGTGAGCAACCTCCAACCCGATTCCGCCCAGGCGGATCGGGGCATTCTCGAGGTGCTGGAGAAGATGGGCTGCAAGGTGATCGCGCAGGGCGAAGGAGTTGCGCTGTCGGGCGGGGAGCTGGAGGCGGCCGATTGCAATCTCTCGGGAATGCCGGATGCCGCGCCGACGCTCGCCGTTACCGCGCTGTTCGCCCGCGGCCGAAGCCGCTTCACCGGGTTGTCCACGCTCCGCGTGAAGGAGACCGATCGGGTCGCCGCGCTGGCGCGCGAGCTCGCGCGCCTGGGCGCCGAGATCCGGGAAGGCCCCGATTTCCTCGAGATCCAGCCGCGTCCCCTGCAGGGGGCGTCGATCGAGACCTACGAAGACCACCGCATGGCGATGAGCTTCGCCCTCGCCGGCTTACGCATCCCGGGGGTGATCATTCGCGACCCCGGCTGCGTGTCGAAGAGCTTTCCGGAGTTCTGGGAGGCTTTCGCGAAGCTGGAGAGCGCGTGA